The sequence below is a genomic window from Dehalococcoidia bacterium.
GGTGCGCGCCGGCCAGCGAGTGGTGGTGGTGATGCCCCCTCCAGAGCCCCCACGCCTGGAGCCGGAGCCCATCCCCATCCCCATCCTCTATGAGGATGAGGACGTGTTGGTGGTGGACAAGCCCCCAGGTATCCCGGTCCATCCCGGGCCTGGACACCCGCGGCGCACCTTGGTGAACGCCCTCCTGGCCCTCTATCCTCAGCTGAAGGAGGTGGGCCAAGAGCTGCGCCCGGGCATCGTCCACCGCCTGGACAAGGACACCTCTGGCCTACTGTTGGTGGCCAAGACGGCCCGCGCCCATCGCCACCTGGTGGAGGAGCTAAAGGCGCGGCGGGTCCATAAGGTTTACCTCGCCCTGGTGCACGGCCTGCCCTGCCCTCCCCAGGGCGTCATCATAGCGCCCATCGCCCGTCACCCCAAAGACCGCAAACGTATGGCCGTGGTGGAGGGAGGAAGGGAAGCCGAGACCCGCTACCGCCTGAAGGAGGCCTTCCAGGAGTGCGCCCTGTTAGAGGTGGAGCCCATCACTGGCCGCACCCACCAGATAAGGGTGCACTTGGCCTACATAGGCCACCCCGTGGTGGGCGATCCCGTCTATGGACGCCGCTCCCCTCTTGTGGGGCGTCAGTTCCTACACGCCCACCGCCTGAGCCTACTCCTCCCCAGCGGCGAGGTGCGGGAGTTCATCTCCCCCCTCCCGCCCGACCTGGAGAGGGCCCTGGCAGCCGTGCGGGCCGGCGCCCACCCCTAGGCAGCAGGGGCCTTACCCATGCCGATGGGCCTGACGCCCGTGGAATAGATGTACAACCTCTCCCAATGGTAGGAGCTGGGGAAGTTGCGACGGGGAGGGAAGTAGGCCACCAAAACCTTGCGCCCTTCGGCCTCCGCTTCCCGCAACAGGCGCAACAGGAGAGGGGCATATCCCCGCAAGGGCATGGTCCTTAGGAAGGCATACTCCTCGCCGTTATAGATTAGCTTTATGGCCGGCTCTGGATGGTGGAACTCCACGTATGGGAGCTCGCGGCCATCCACCACCAGCAGCTCCACCCTCGTAGGATGGACCTCTAGCACCTTAGTCATTTCAATATCATTGAAAACGGCGCCGGGGCATAATGGCAAGGCCAATTTACTGATGCAAGCCCCAGGAGGCCATGCCGGTGAGCCCCCCTCAGCCACCACCCTCCAAGGCCTCGATGCCCCGCCGCACAGCAGCCATGGCCTGCTCCAACTCCCCCAAGAGGCGGCGTAAGACGCGGAGGGCATAGGCATCGGCCTCCTCCATCTGGCGGCGGGCCTCCTGGTGGGCCTCCTCCACCTTCTGGCGGGCCTGGGCCTCGGCCTCCTGCAGTAGCAGGCGCGCCCGCTCCTGCGCCTCTCGCACCACCTCCGAGCGGGCCAGACGTCGCTCCGCCTCCGCCTGGGCCTCGGCCAGAAGGCGGGCCGCCTCCTGACGTGCCCTAGCCACCACCTCCTCGGCCTCCTGTTGGGCCTGGGCGACGATGCGGGCCGCCTCCGCCTGGGCCTGGGCCATCATCTCCTGGCTCGCCTGCAGCAGCTCCCGCGCCTGGTATACCTCCATGGGCAGGGCCGCCCGCAGCTGGTCCACCAGGTCCAGGAGGCGCTGACGCGCCACCACCACCCCCCCCGACATGGGCAGCCGCCGTCCCTCACCTATGACCTCCTCTAGCTGGTCCAGCAAATGGAAGGTCTCCACAGCCCTCACCTCTGGCCCAGCTTTTGGCGGAGGGCCGCCGCCACGTGCGGCGGCACCAGGCCCGTCACATCATACCCCAAGCTGGCCACCTCCCGGATACGGTGCCCGGAGACGAATAGATGCTCCAGACTGGCCATGAGGAAGATGGACTCCAAGTCAGGGGCCATCCGCTTGTTCATAAGGGCCATATCGAATTCCGCCTCGAAATCGGTGACAGCGCGAATACCTCGCACCAATACCCGCGCCCCCTCGCGGCGGGCGAAATCCACCGTCAGGCCCGAGAAGGGCTTCACCACTATGTTGGGCAGGTCGGCCACCGCCTCACGGAACAGCGCCACCCGCTCATCGGTGGTGAACAGGCACCGGTCGGGAGGGAGGTCGTAGACGCCCACCACCACACGGCTGAACAAAGAGGCAGCACGGCGGGCGATGTCCAGATGCCCGTTGGTGACCGGGTCGAACCGTCCCGGATACAGCGCTGTGACCAAGGCTCACCTCCTTACTGATAAAAGGATAGGGCGCTATCACCATGGTGCAACGACTTCACCAGCTGCAGAGGCCCTAGCCGACTGGGTGGGGTGCGGGTGGACCGGTGTTCCAACACCAACACCGTCTTCCCCTTCTCCACCAGGGTGGAGGAGGCCAGCCTCTCCAAGGCTGCCAAGGCTGTGGGGTCGTCATAGGGCGGGTCAGCCACGACGAGGGAGTAAGGGCCCTTGAGCCTGACCAAAGCCCTCTCCACCGGCAGACAGTGCACGAAAGCCCTGCCGGCCAGACCGGTGGCCTCCAAGTTCCTGCGGATCTGGCGGCAGGCCTTGGGGTCTCGCTCCACGAAATCGCACCACAGGGCGCCCCTGGAGAGGGCCTCGATGCCCAGGACGCCGCTGCCGGCATAGAGGTCCAAGACCCGGCCCAGTTGGACGCCCATGGCCTCCAGGGCCGAGAAGAGGGCAGCGCGAACCCGCGCCGCAGTAGGCCTTACCCCCGCCGTCCCGCGCAGGAACCGGCCCCGGGCCTGGCCACCGAGCACCCTCATGGCCACTCCTCACGACGTGGGGGTAGGGGCGGGCGTCCGTGTGGGGATAGGAGTAGGAGGAGGGGTAGGAGTGGGCGTAGGGGTAGGAGTGGGGGTGGGCGTGCGCGTAGGAGTGGGGGTTGGCGTAGGGGTGGGGGTTGGCGTAGGGGTGGGCGTAGCCACAGGCGTGGGCGTCTCCGCAGGCGTAGGCGTAGGCGTGGGGGTGGGAGAGGGGGTGGGGGCAGGCCCCACCGTCAGCACCAGGCGGCGGCCGAAGCGGGCCTGGCCATCGCTTACGATAAGCTCCACCTGGAAGGTCCCCTCCCTGGGGGCTATCCACTGGGTAGTGGCGCCACGTCTCCTATTTAGCTCCCCGGCCTGGGCCTGCCAGGTGGGGATTAGGGCATCGCCGTTGGGCCGCAGGAGACGGGGCATCCCTCCCTCCACCGTGTCCCTTATGGCCGGCCAGATGTCTGCAGCATCGGCCTGCTCCGAGGCATCGGCCACCACTACGCCCGCCAGGCCATAAGCGATGGCCATCTCCAGCTTGAACCCCACGCTGAACCGGTTCTCCACGAATATGATATCGCCCTGTTCGCCGCCTAAGGCAAAGGTGACAGCTGCGGCGTCATCGCTCCAGACCAGGCCCCTGCCCACCAGGTTGACGGCCCGCAGCTGTACAGCGTCGCCCGGCTGATAGGGCCCTTTGGGCTCCACCTGCACCTGCAGGGCCAGAGCCATGGCCTCTTCATAGCCCAGCACCTTTACCTCGTTACGCCCCCGCTGCACGCTGAAGGGGCTCACCACCAGGAAGAGCTTCTTGGGGGACACCTGCTTGGTGGCGTATTCCAGAGCTCGCGGCATGAGGGAACGGTACGACAGGGGGTCCGTCACCGGGAGGACCCAGATGATGTCTGCCGCCTCCCCCACCGCTCGCCAGTCCACCGTCGGCGAGGGGGCGGGAGCGGGCAGGGATACCACCAGCTTGCCCCCCACGCCGTGGATAC
It includes:
- a CDS encoding RluA family pseudouridine synthase, whose protein sequence is MKRVEIDVVEGGERLDVFLARHLEGVSRSQVQRLIDAGWVTVEGQPAKAGKLVRAGQRVVVVMPPPEPPRLEPEPIPIPILYEDEDVLVVDKPPGIPVHPGPGHPRRTLVNALLALYPQLKEVGQELRPGIVHRLDKDTSGLLLVAKTARAHRHLVEELKARRVHKVYLALVHGLPCPPQGVIIAPIARHPKDRKRMAVVEGGREAETRYRLKEAFQECALLEVEPITGRTHQIRVHLAYIGHPVVGDPVYGRRSPLVGRQFLHAHRLSLLLPSGEVREFISPLPPDLERALAAVRAGAHP
- the coaD gene encoding pantetheine-phosphate adenylyltransferase, with translation MVTALYPGRFDPVTNGHLDIARRAASLFSRVVVGVYDLPPDRCLFTTDERVALFREAVADLPNIVVKPFSGLTVDFARREGARVLVRGIRAVTDFEAEFDMALMNKRMAPDLESIFLMASLEHLFVSGHRIREVASLGYDVTGLVPPHVAAALRQKLGQR
- a CDS encoding RsmD family RNA methyltransferase, which codes for MRVLGGQARGRFLRGTAGVRPTAARVRAALFSALEAMGVQLGRVLDLYAGSGVLGIEALSRGALWCDFVERDPKACRQIRRNLEATGLAGRAFVHCLPVERALVRLKGPYSLVVADPPYDDPTALAALERLASSTLVEKGKTVLVLEHRSTRTPPSRLGPLQLVKSLHHGDSALSFYQ